The candidate division TA06 bacterium sequence CGGCGGACCACCGCCTGGGCGGGGAAAGCAGGCCGCAAACGCGGAATAAAGCTGTAGTTGCAGGAAATAGACGAAGCCCTATAAAAGACAGGGGAAAATGAAGTTCAAAGTGGTATTGGAACCCAGCGAGGAAGGCGGTTACACCGCCTTTGTCCCGTCGCTTCCCGGCTGCATCAGCGAAGGCGAAACGCTGGAAGAGGC is a genomic window containing:
- a CDS encoding type II toxin-antitoxin system HicB family antitoxin; protein product: MKFKVVLEPSEEGGYTAFVPSLPGCISEGETLEEAMANIREAIELYLEPVEDDWIVKDGALVQELAL